The Bactrocera dorsalis isolate Fly_Bdor chromosome 2, ASM2337382v1, whole genome shotgun sequence region tgctgggccaacatttgaaagcaaCGATCTTCGAAAAAcaaatgccaaataatattcTTTCGGGTAATAATAAGCATTCCCCATCAAACTTTAAGTTTGTCtgttctttctttaaaaaggtGGGAgacctcgaaatgaatcactCTTTGCAATGTACAAATCGCTCATTAGCTGCAAGagcggcataagtcaaaaaattgattttccagaaaacgcgtttaaagtttccaactgactacaaccttacacggtgactccaaccttacaccccttctcaagcggagcatataagaggtattcttatgaatttttcactcaacatgaagtatgatataacgaataattctgcagcattaactcaaaaatcacgttttttgatttatgccggtcttgcagcaaatgagcgatatggaTCTTACTTGAGTACGGagctaaaaatgtaagtaattcAAACCACAGTAAGTATGtgaaattcatttcatttttagtaGCAAATTGAGCATCAAGAACACGTGTTCAAATATTTACGTCAATACCTTtgcatatactacatatttcCCTTGTTTTAATAGCGCAACTCATACTTACACATTTTCCTGTTGGGAGTGATTCGTGGGACCATCAGGCCACTCGGCGTAGCATACAATTCGGGTACCATCTTTCCGTTCGACTTCGCCGGTTGTAAAGAAGAACAACATGGAGCATGAAATCGCAATTGAGGCTATCCAAATGAAGGCGGCAATGCCCAGATTGCACCGCTTACTCATGCGTGGCTTCAACGGCTTCATAATGGCAACATACCTGAAAGGAGGTGAACGTTAGAGGACACGAGAAAGGGAGTCACAACTAGTTAAAGTGAGGGCTTTTAATGGCAAATTGTTTGCGCAACGTACGAGTTCAATGGAGaggtgaaatatttaattttatttacgtcAGACTTTGGCGTTACTGCTGCAGTCCTTCACTGAGGTTTATCAACTCACCTGTCGATGGATATCGCCATTAGTGTAAACACCGAAGCGCTTATGCTCAGCGTCGCTATAAATTGCgatattttgcaatatatttcacCGAAAGGCCAATCGTTGTCCAGcatgtaaatataattgaacGTCACAATGAGACTGGATACCATGGCATCCGCAATGGAAATATTCACTGTGGAGAGAGTGCGAAAAAGCAACGGATTATTCAGTTAATTGGAGTGCCCTAAAAGGGGATCGTCATTAAGGAATTTTTTAGTAATTCGTTAGAAAGCGTCAACCAATATTACAGTATACTCTACgtcatttaaatacattttcgaTTACATGcaagtttttatatatatttacatttgctTAACTCTAGCGTGTTGGACGTTTTCCGTTCTCATTTTACCATCGCTGTTATAGCAGCTGGCATTTTATTGCACACACGCGAGTGAGGATTATCATTTTTTACGATGAATAAACTTATATGACTACACACCTTCAAACTCAATTAATGATGATTTTTGCACACAAAATGTACATGGTAGTGAAAAATTCtagcaattttatattaaaagcgCAGTAAAAGTGCATAAGATATGCAATTGCAGACAAATGGTTTTTTAAGATTAAGTGCTGAAATTCAAATGcctcgaaattttttaaaatataatgtttttaatttttatgctaaAGTCTGATTTATATGTGATATAGCTTTGTATTCGAGAGTATTTGTACTGTAAGTCCGATAATTGTCtaagtaaaaatgaaagaaacgtTGTGGTAATAtccatattttgaaaataaatgaaatcgtgaagttttatatgaaattttatattttagaaatcAATACATAGCTGGGATCTCTCTCTTCATACCCTTCGCCAACGAATGCATGGACCTATCTCGCTTCCAGTTGgcactgtatatgtatatgaataaaaaCTACGTACCTCGTGGATTCACGCATACACTTGGACTtgccataaattctgttacaaaGGTCAGTTCAGAcaaatttgcagaaaaaaatgtcgttactttttattataatttgtattcaATGCATACTGATATAGTATAATAATCAGTTTAATGTTTGCTCTCGCTTATTAACAATGAAGCGGGGAGCTTAAGAAAATCGTATTGTGGCGATAGCTTTACATAAAAGTAGAATAATCGAAAATGAAATTCATAAGCttcttaaaaaacttaatacaaggtacgttccaaagtatacaggacttaaaaaaaaacagaataaatggttttttcggaaaaatcaatttattttattcaaaatagtcttcttctgAGTCTTCATCTGCTTCAATACATGTCGAACGAGTGATTTAGCTAGTTTGCCGGTacggccgccagtatgccggcgcaatgttggattctgaacaatttttggtcgtcagtcaatttgtgcggagcaaaccgtgcacacacctttcgtaagcccaaatgttcggtcaaaatgcgataaatcgatattttggagatgttcaattccatttccatgaatttcaatgttgatttcggctgatttttgatgaattcaccacagtttcgatggaatttccagcGATTACGGATTTTgtttggcccacatgttgatcgtcatttatagACAGATATTTGGAGATCCTTAAGAGCCCTTGTTTCGAGCAGCGCCGTCAATGCCAATAGAAAGAGCgcttgatttatttaaaaatgtattataatttaTCTTTATAACGGCGAAGTTCTGAAATTG contains the following coding sequences:
- the LOC125776876 gene encoding tachykinin-like peptides receptor 99D, producing MNISIADAMVSSLIVTFNYIYMLDNDWPFGEIYCKISQFIATLSISASVFTLMAISIDRYVAIMKPLKPRMSKRCNLGIAAFIWIASIAISCSMLFFFTTGEVERKDGTRIVCYAEWPDGPTNHSQQENVYNIVFMILTYILPIISMTVTYSRVGIELWDSKTIGEYTPRQVENVRRTRRVVKMMTG